A part of Armatimonadota bacterium genomic DNA contains:
- a CDS encoding xanthine dehydrogenase family protein subunit M: MKPAPFRYVRPQTREEGLEALARYGEDAKVLAGGQSLVPLMNLRLARPKVLVDINRIPALGILERRDGELVLGALVRHRQLEGDPRVWEACPILSRAAACIGYPAIRNRGTVGGSLAHADPAAELGCVLLATGAVVVLESSRGRREVRIEDLFVGPYTTCIRPDELLVEVRIPAWREGTRWGFAEFTRHEGGFALALAACVVHLDGEGKVTSARVAVGGVSPLPVRLPEAEKSLRGAGLSKEGIAQAAACALSLEDYDDVHAPAWHRRQLGRWLLLQALQQAAGGGS, from the coding sequence ATGAAACCGGCACCGTTTCGGTACGTGCGGCCCCAGACCCGGGAGGAAGGACTGGAGGCACTGGCCCGGTACGGCGAGGACGCCAAGGTGCTGGCCGGGGGCCAGAGTCTCGTCCCCCTGATGAACCTGCGGCTCGCCCGCCCGAAGGTGTTGGTGGACATCAACCGCATCCCCGCGCTGGGAATCCTGGAGCGTCGAGATGGGGAGCTGGTCCTCGGCGCGCTCGTCCGCCACCGGCAGCTTGAAGGGGATCCACGGGTATGGGAGGCCTGCCCCATCCTGAGCCGGGCCGCGGCCTGTATCGGGTATCCCGCCATTCGAAACCGTGGAACGGTGGGAGGGAGCCTCGCCCACGCGGACCCCGCGGCGGAGCTCGGTTGCGTCCTTCTTGCCACGGGAGCCGTGGTGGTGCTGGAGTCCTCGAGGGGCCGTCGGGAGGTGCGCATCGAAGACCTGTTCGTGGGGCCCTACACCACCTGCATCCGGCCCGATGAGCTCCTGGTGGAGGTCCGGATCCCCGCCTGGAGAGAAGGTACGCGCTGGGGTTTTGCGGAGTTTACCCGTCACGAAGGGGGGTTCGCCCTGGCCCTGGCCGCTTGCGTCGTCCACCTGGATGGAGAGGGCAAGGTGACCTCCGCCCGGGTGGCGGTGGGGGGCGTGAGCCCCCTTCCCGTCCGGCTTCCCGAGGCCGAGAAGAGCCTGCGGGGTGCAGGGCTCTCGAAGGAGGGGATCGCGCAGGCCGCCGCCTGTGCCCTGTCCCTCGAGGACTATGACGACGTCCACGCGCCCGCCTGGCACCGCCGGCAGCTCGGTCGCTGGCTGCTGCTCCAGGCGCTTCAACAGGCCGCGGGAGGGGGAAGTTGA
- a CDS encoding (2Fe-2S)-binding protein, producing the protein MRDRISIALQVNGKPYRLEVEPRRLLADVLRRDLGFTGVHLGCEHGVCGACTVLLDGELVRSCLMFAVQADGCEILTVEGLNASGDLHPIQRAFIEEFGFQCGFCTPGMILAAYRLLQERPRPSAEEIRRALAGNLCRCTGYADILRSVQRAAVLLAEAEETRAP; encoded by the coding sequence TTGAGGGATCGGATTTCCATCGCCCTGCAGGTCAATGGAAAGCCCTACCGCCTGGAGGTGGAGCCGCGCCGGCTGCTGGCGGATGTGCTGCGCCGGGATCTGGGGTTCACCGGCGTGCACCTGGGGTGCGAACACGGGGTGTGCGGGGCATGCACGGTGCTCCTGGATGGAGAGCTCGTGCGTTCGTGCCTGATGTTCGCGGTGCAGGCGGATGGATGCGAGATCCTCACCGTGGAGGGTCTGAACGCCTCCGGAGATCTTCACCCCATCCAGCGGGCGTTCATCGAGGAATTTGGATTTCAGTGTGGGTTCTGCACTCCCGGCATGATCCTCGCCGCGTACCGTCTGCTGCAGGAGCGCCCGCGCCCCTCAGCGGAGGAGATCCGTCGGGCCCTGGCAGGAAACCTGTGCCGGTGCACGGGATACGCGGACATCCTCCGATCCGTCCAGCGGGCCGCGGTCCTCCTCGCCGAAGCGGAGGAAACCCGTGCTCCCTAG